The following are encoded together in the Glycine max cultivar Williams 82 chromosome 8, Glycine_max_v4.0, whole genome shotgun sequence genome:
- the LOC100807440 gene encoding protein SCAI isoform X2 has product MSEDADLALQTFRALVESADRKFGRVRDVPAYGGGASQYQQQHHAFQKVFKAYTRLWKHQQENRAKLVECGLKRWELGEIASRIGQLYFGQYMRSSECRFLVEAYVFYEAILSRRYFQGSELNAKDLGVRSKELRFYARFLLVSVILNRTEMVKHLVERFGALVEDCRTTFRETNFKEWRQVVTEINRFTKVDKGFSFRPMRYCATFDTHRASLPYVARFHAKRVLKFQDALLTSYHRNEIKFAELTLDIYRMIQCLEWEPSETFYQKHTVKPKENGDIIDHSGASGIIDMNLTADMTDPTIPPNPRKATLYRPSVTHVIAVLATICEELPPDCVVLVYLSASGKAGLNNVSQVENSGGSSKYSRHKVLSQTSLGQNSGPSETQSNGKRELSYYDNYLWFGPKGNSGLNNLYPGDLIPFTRKPLFLIIDSDNSHAFKAGFTWG; this is encoded by the exons ATGTCCGAGGACGCGGACCTCGCTCTGCAGACCTTCCGCGCGCTGGTGGAGAGCGCGGACCGGAAGTTCGGCCGTGTACGCGACGTGCCAGCGTATGGCGGCGGCGCGAGCCAGTATCAGCAGCAGCACCACGCGTTCCAGAAGGTGTTCAAGGCGTACACGAGGCTCTGGAAGCACCAGCAGGAGAACCGCGCGAAGCTGGTAGAGTGCGGGTTGAAGCGGTGGGAACTTGGTGAGATCGCGAGCCGAATCGGACAGCTGTATTTCGGGCAGTACATGAGGAGCAGCGAGTGCAGGTTCCTCGTCGAGGCCTACGTCTTCTACGAGGCCATACTCAGTAGAAGGTACTTCCAAGGATCCGAACTCAACGCCAAAGATCTCGGAGTGAGGTCCAAGGAGTTGAGGTTCTACGCGCGCTTTTTGCTCGTTTCGGTTATTCTCAACCGCACCGAGATGGTTAAGCACCTCGTCGAACGCTTTGGGGCTTTGGTTGAGGATTGCAGGACTACCTTTCGG GAAACTAACTTTAAGGAATGGAGGCAAGTGGTGACAGAAATTAACCGTTTCACGAAAGTTGATAAGGGCTTTAGTTTCAGGCCCATGCGTTATTGTGCCACATTTGATACTCATCGAGCTTCTCTTCCTTATGTGGCTCGTTTTCATGCAAAGAGGGTATTGAAATTTCAAGATGCACTGTTGACAAGCTATCATCGAAATGAG ATCAAGTTTGCTGAGCTTACATTGGACATCTATAGAATGATACAATGTTTAGAATGGGAGCCTAGTGAAACATTCTACCAAAAGCATACAGTTAAACCTAAGGAGAATGGTGACATAATTGATCATTCAGGAGCTTCTGGGATAATAGACATGAATCTTACTGCAGATATGACTGATCCAACTATACCTCCTAATCCTAGAAAGGCTACCCTGTACCGTCCATCTGTGACACATGTGATAGCA GTTTTGGCTACAATTTGTGAGGAGCTGCCACCAGACTGTGTTGTGCTAGTATATCTTTCAGCCTCAG GGAAGGCTGGTCTTAATAATGTCTCTCAGGTGGAAAATTCTGGCGGTTCATCCAAATATTCAAGACACAAAGTCCTTTCTCAGACTTCCCTAGGACAGAATTCTGGACCTTCTGAAACTCAAAGTAATGGCAAGAGAGAACTGAGCTATTATGACAATTATCTGTGGTTTGGTCCCAAGGGAAATAGTG GTTTAAATAATCTCTACCCTGGCGATCTTATCCCCTTTACTAGGAAACctcttttcttaattattgaCAGTGATAACAGCCATGCATTCAAGGCAG GTTTTACATGGGGCTGA
- the LOC100807440 gene encoding protein SCAI isoform X1, translating to MSEDADLALQTFRALVESADRKFGRVRDVPAYGGGASQYQQQHHAFQKVFKAYTRLWKHQQENRAKLVECGLKRWELGEIASRIGQLYFGQYMRSSECRFLVEAYVFYEAILSRRYFQGSELNAKDLGVRSKELRFYARFLLVSVILNRTEMVKHLVERFGALVEDCRTTFRETNFKEWRQVVTEINRFTKVDKGFSFRPMRYCATFDTHRASLPYVARFHAKRVLKFQDALLTSYHRNEIKFAELTLDIYRMIQCLEWEPSETFYQKHTVKPKENGDIIDHSGASGIIDMNLTADMTDPTIPPNPRKATLYRPSVTHVIAVLATICEELPPDCVVLVYLSASGKAGLNNVSQVENSGGSSKYSRHKVLSQTSLGQNSGPSETQSNGKRELSYYDNYLWFGPKGNSGLNNLYPGDLIPFTRKPLFLIIDSDNSHAFKVLHGAERGETAALFLSPLRPIFKNPSDVNSNSGSQFTYFLTAPLSAFCQMIGLTPNEADTDVYNEAENIIANAFTEWEIILCSSTTMDLVWAQVISDPFLRRLILRFIFCRSVISFFCTPEESEQYLPLCLPYLPSSVAPTSEAVRSAVVQLAMHFDVADSFHFTET from the exons ATGTCCGAGGACGCGGACCTCGCTCTGCAGACCTTCCGCGCGCTGGTGGAGAGCGCGGACCGGAAGTTCGGCCGTGTACGCGACGTGCCAGCGTATGGCGGCGGCGCGAGCCAGTATCAGCAGCAGCACCACGCGTTCCAGAAGGTGTTCAAGGCGTACACGAGGCTCTGGAAGCACCAGCAGGAGAACCGCGCGAAGCTGGTAGAGTGCGGGTTGAAGCGGTGGGAACTTGGTGAGATCGCGAGCCGAATCGGACAGCTGTATTTCGGGCAGTACATGAGGAGCAGCGAGTGCAGGTTCCTCGTCGAGGCCTACGTCTTCTACGAGGCCATACTCAGTAGAAGGTACTTCCAAGGATCCGAACTCAACGCCAAAGATCTCGGAGTGAGGTCCAAGGAGTTGAGGTTCTACGCGCGCTTTTTGCTCGTTTCGGTTATTCTCAACCGCACCGAGATGGTTAAGCACCTCGTCGAACGCTTTGGGGCTTTGGTTGAGGATTGCAGGACTACCTTTCGG GAAACTAACTTTAAGGAATGGAGGCAAGTGGTGACAGAAATTAACCGTTTCACGAAAGTTGATAAGGGCTTTAGTTTCAGGCCCATGCGTTATTGTGCCACATTTGATACTCATCGAGCTTCTCTTCCTTATGTGGCTCGTTTTCATGCAAAGAGGGTATTGAAATTTCAAGATGCACTGTTGACAAGCTATCATCGAAATGAG ATCAAGTTTGCTGAGCTTACATTGGACATCTATAGAATGATACAATGTTTAGAATGGGAGCCTAGTGAAACATTCTACCAAAAGCATACAGTTAAACCTAAGGAGAATGGTGACATAATTGATCATTCAGGAGCTTCTGGGATAATAGACATGAATCTTACTGCAGATATGACTGATCCAACTATACCTCCTAATCCTAGAAAGGCTACCCTGTACCGTCCATCTGTGACACATGTGATAGCA GTTTTGGCTACAATTTGTGAGGAGCTGCCACCAGACTGTGTTGTGCTAGTATATCTTTCAGCCTCAG GGAAGGCTGGTCTTAATAATGTCTCTCAGGTGGAAAATTCTGGCGGTTCATCCAAATATTCAAGACACAAAGTCCTTTCTCAGACTTCCCTAGGACAGAATTCTGGACCTTCTGAAACTCAAAGTAATGGCAAGAGAGAACTGAGCTATTATGACAATTATCTGTGGTTTGGTCCCAAGGGAAATAGTG GTTTAAATAATCTCTACCCTGGCGATCTTATCCCCTTTACTAGGAAACctcttttcttaattattgaCAGTGATAACAGCCATGCATTCAAG GTTTTACATGGGGCTGAAAGGGGTGAAACGGCTGCTCTATTTCTTTCACCTTTAAGACCGATTTTCAAGAATCCATCTGATGTAAATTCAAATAGTGGAAGCCAATTTACCTATTTTTTGACTGCTCCTTTGTCAGCATTTTGCCAAATGATTGGTCTCACCCCCAATGAGGCTGATACA GATGTCTACAATGAAGCAGAGAACATTATCGCTAATGCTTTCACGGAGTGGGAAATAATTCTTTGCTCATCAACTACCATGGATTTAGTATGGGCGCAGGTTATAAGTGATCCATTTCTAAGGCGGCTTATTCTAAG ATTTATTTTCTGCCGATCCGTGATATCTTTTTTCTGCACACCTGAGGAAAGTGAACAGTACCTTCCACTTTGTTTACCCTATCTACCCTCTTCTGTTGCACCAACGTCTGAAGCCGTGCGTTCTGCTGTTGTGCAACTTGCCATGCACTTTGACGTTGCTGACTCCTTTCACTTTACTGAAACATAA